The proteins below are encoded in one region of Oncorhynchus gorbuscha isolate QuinsamMale2020 ecotype Even-year linkage group LG01, OgorEven_v1.0, whole genome shotgun sequence:
- the lg01h15orf61 gene encoding uncharacterized protein C15orf61 homolog, giving the protein MIHSMKEVLRRIHNIFLKVALFPSALRRKGRPRPAASEVLTCHLLQRNLPPWTSFCVRYSVVNNDQFGRSNFNWSVQGANYQILRTGCFPFIKYHCSKAPAQNLDYEDTFFSMLKVINLGIPCFAYGMGCLMVITATETVQTSAGPVTVYFAFKEKDTHY; this is encoded by the exons ATGATCCATAGCATGAAAGAAGTACTCCGGCGGATACACAACATATTCCTCAAAGTCGCTCTGTTTCCGAGCGCACTGCGGAGGAAAGGACGGCCGCGTCCCGCAGCTTCGGAGGTGTTGACATGTCACCTGCTACAGCGGAACCTCCCTCCCTGGACCTCCTTCTGTGTCCGCTACAGCGTCGTCAATAACGACCAGTTCGGGAGGTCCAACTTCAACTGGTCGGTACAGGGAGCCAATTACCAGATACTGAGGACGGGGTGTTTCCCCTTTATCAAGTACCACTGTTCCAAAGCACCAGCACAGAACTTAGACTACGAAGACACGTTTTTCAGCATGTTAAAAGTCATCAATCTAG GTATCCCGTGTTTCGCCTATGGCATGGGCTGTCTGATGGTAATAACAGCTACAGAGACTGTACAGACTAGTGCTGGACCTGTCACTGTATATTTTGCCTTcaaagagaaagacacacactATTAA